From the genome of Syntrophus gentianae, one region includes:
- a CDS encoding MlaD family protein: MFRNIEYKVGLFILITSALIITSIGYVAYKKEVFSRVDTYTLSSFSGEDLTVGMPVLLSGYKIGRVDALELGSDGRILIRIKIPHRHAKWLRKDSVFIINKPLFGDPRIVLSVGKMSSPPLSTEAVKEVVVANDINETIKKLEPVVERLNRITINIETLTANLADPKGDVNQILRHTETLTERLSRTESLLDLAVGNPDTVSAVQGALQNTEEITTDMSRILKTVDAMAVKSDEALYGKNGIFPSLRTLLVDLVGKLVKLDQFIIHLNNVGANVDASTKDLSVLRRDIDETVSTLNGLVKEIDRKIPFKKDPQIKLP, from the coding sequence ATGTTTCGGAATATTGAATACAAGGTCGGTCTGTTCATTCTGATCACTTCCGCCCTGATCATAACGTCGATCGGGTATGTGGCCTATAAGAAAGAGGTTTTTTCCCGGGTGGACACTTATACCCTGTCTTCCTTTTCCGGTGAGGATCTGACGGTAGGCATGCCGGTTCTCCTGTCGGGCTACAAAATCGGCAGAGTGGATGCCCTCGAACTCGGCAGTGACGGGCGCATCCTGATTCGGATCAAAATCCCTCACAGGCATGCCAAATGGCTTCGTAAGGACAGTGTATTCATCATTAACAAACCGCTTTTCGGCGATCCGCGTATCGTTTTATCCGTCGGGAAAATGAGCAGCCCCCCCCTGTCCACAGAAGCGGTCAAGGAAGTTGTGGTCGCCAACGATATCAATGAAACCATCAAGAAGCTGGAACCGGTCGTGGAACGACTGAACCGGATCACCATCAATATCGAAACCCTGACGGCAAATCTTGCCGATCCCAAGGGGGACGTAAATCAAATCTTACGCCATACGGAAACACTGACCGAACGGCTTTCCCGTACCGAATCCCTCCTTGATCTTGCCGTGGGAAACCCGGATACGGTTTCTGCGGTGCAGGGAGCCCTCCAGAATACGGAAGAAATCACCACGGATATGTCCCGTATCTTGAAAACGGTGGATGCCATGGCGGTAAAATCTGATGAAGCCCTCTACGGGAAAAATGGGATTTTCCCGTCCTTGAGAACGCTCCTGGTGGATCTTGTTGGCAAACTGGTCAAACTGGATCAGTTCATTATTCACCTGAACAATGTGGGCGCCAACGTGGACGCATCCACGAAGGATCTTTCGGTACTGCGCAGGGATATTGACGAAACGGTCAGCACCCTCAACGGTCTGGTCAAGGAAATAGACCGGAAAATACCCTTCAAAAAGGACCCGCAGATAAAACTGCCATGA
- the pdxT gene encoding pyridoxal 5'-phosphate synthase glutaminase subunit PdxT: protein MICSEGSPTNRIGVLDLQGGVCEHLDHLERLGITGIRVKEPIDFEGIAGLILPGGESTCLSRLMRMFDLERALLDAFQRGMKIWGTCAGAILLATGVLGEKPHLGLIDMDIERNSFGSQLDSFSIEASIPEVSPDPIPLTFIRAPKIFRVGSTVRVLLKFQDYIAAAENDQVLVTVFHPELTPCLAFHRYFALKCGISPSENRVAKAGHLWNSTSWTRLAPHA from the coding sequence ATGATTTGCAGTGAAGGCAGTCCAACAAACAGAATCGGTGTTCTTGATCTTCAGGGAGGGGTCTGCGAACATCTCGACCATCTGGAACGGCTGGGCATAACCGGGATACGGGTCAAGGAACCCATTGATTTTGAAGGGATCGCGGGGCTGATCCTTCCGGGAGGGGAAAGCACCTGTCTCTCTCGGCTGATGCGGATGTTTGATCTGGAAAGGGCTCTCCTGGACGCCTTTCAAAGAGGGATGAAGATCTGGGGGACCTGTGCCGGCGCCATCCTCCTGGCTACCGGTGTCCTCGGAGAAAAGCCTCACCTCGGGTTGATCGATATGGATATCGAAAGGAACAGTTTCGGTTCACAGCTTGACAGTTTTTCTATCGAAGCCTCGATCCCCGAGGTCTCTCCGGACCCCATTCCCCTCACATTTATCCGCGCGCCTAAGATCTTCCGCGTCGGAAGCACGGTTCGGGTTCTCCTGAAATTTCAGGATTACATTGCCGCCGCGGAAAATGACCAGGTGCTCGTCACCGTCTTTCATCCGGAATTGACGCCCTGTCTGGCCTTCCATCGGTATTTTGCCCTTAAATGCGGTATTTCCCCTTCCGAGAATCGAGTCGCTAAAGCAGGCCATCTGTGGAATTCAACAAGCTGGACCCGTCTTGCCCCGCATGCCTGA
- the pdxS gene encoding pyridoxal 5'-phosphate synthase lyase subunit PdxS: MDTKRYELNVQLAQMLKGGVIMDVTNVEQAKIAEEAGAVAVMALERVPADIRAQGGVARMSDPDMISEIKKSVSIPVMAKARIGHFVEAQILEALKIDYIDESEVLTPADEECHIDKTKFSIPFVCGARNLGEALRRIAEGAAMIRTKGEAGTGNVVEAVRHMRTMNRETRQLIAMPVEEVTGFAKNNGIPYELALQVRKLGRLPVVNFAAGGIATPADAALMMQLGCDGVFVGSGIFKSSDPAKRARAIVKATAYFNDAAKVLEASLDLGDAMPGLEIAQIPEDQILAVRGW, from the coding sequence GTGGACACAAAAAGATATGAATTGAATGTTCAACTGGCACAAATGCTTAAGGGTGGGGTCATCATGGACGTCACCAATGTTGAACAGGCCAAAATCGCGGAGGAAGCAGGGGCTGTGGCGGTCATGGCTCTGGAACGGGTCCCCGCGGACATTCGCGCCCAGGGTGGCGTAGCCCGGATGTCTGATCCAGACATGATATCTGAAATCAAAAAATCTGTTTCAATCCCGGTCATGGCAAAGGCGCGGATCGGTCACTTTGTGGAGGCGCAGATCCTGGAAGCGTTGAAGATCGATTATATCGATGAAAGCGAAGTCCTTACGCCCGCTGATGAAGAATGCCATATTGATAAAACAAAGTTTTCAATCCCCTTTGTCTGTGGCGCCAGAAATCTCGGCGAGGCCCTCCGTCGGATCGCCGAAGGTGCAGCCATGATCCGAACGAAAGGGGAAGCCGGAACGGGTAACGTGGTGGAAGCCGTGCGCCATATGCGGACCATGAATCGGGAAACGCGACAGCTGATCGCCATGCCGGTCGAGGAAGTTACGGGCTTTGCGAAGAACAATGGAATTCCTTATGAGCTTGCCCTTCAGGTTCGGAAGCTTGGCCGACTTCCCGTGGTCAATTTTGCCGCAGGTGGGATTGCAACGCCGGCGGATGCGGCCTTGATGATGCAGCTCGGCTGCGACGGCGTCTTTGTCGGATCCGGCATCTTCAAATCATCGGATCCAGCCAAACGGGCACGCGCCATTGTCAAGGCAACGGCTTACTTCAACGACGCTGCAAAGGTTCTGGAGGCGTCCCTGGATTTGGGCGATGCCATGCCGGGCCTTGAGATCGCTCAAATACCGGAAGATCAGATCCTGGCGGTGCGCGGCTGGTAA
- the hisF gene encoding imidazole glycerol phosphate synthase subunit HisF, giving the protein MLSKRIIPCLDVRAGKLTKGIKFKANIDIGDPVEAARQYYEQGADEIVFYDITASSDSRDIMIDIVRQVAEAIMIPFSVGGGIRTVEDMRRVILAGAEKISVNSEAVKNPPLIREGAKAFGSQCIVLGMDVKKVDVSPAIPSGYEMVIHGGRVFTGIDALAWAKEAESLGAGEICLNSIDADGTQEGYEIDLTSLISSNVSIPVIASGGAGKPEHLRDVLTRGRADAALIASMVHYDMYTIKDIKTYLNSQGIKMRMFW; this is encoded by the coding sequence ATGCTGAGTAAACGAATCATTCCCTGCCTGGACGTACGCGCCGGTAAATTAACCAAAGGCATAAAATTCAAGGCGAATATTGATATCGGCGATCCTGTTGAAGCGGCTCGTCAATACTATGAGCAGGGGGCTGATGAAATTGTCTTTTACGACATCACGGCTTCGTCCGACAGTCGGGACATCATGATCGATATCGTCCGCCAGGTGGCCGAAGCGATTATGATTCCCTTTTCCGTCGGTGGAGGAATTCGCACCGTCGAGGACATGAGACGCGTTATCCTGGCCGGTGCTGAAAAGATCAGTGTCAATTCGGAAGCCGTAAAGAATCCCCCTTTGATTCGGGAGGGGGCGAAGGCCTTCGGCTCCCAGTGCATCGTTTTGGGGATGGATGTCAAGAAGGTCGATGTGTCCCCTGCCATTCCTTCTGGCTACGAAATGGTGATTCATGGAGGCAGGGTTTTTACTGGGATCGATGCCTTGGCGTGGGCAAAGGAAGCCGAGAGCCTTGGCGCCGGAGAAATCTGTCTGAATTCCATCGATGCGGACGGCACCCAGGAAGGTTACGAAATCGATTTGACGTCTCTGATTTCCTCCAATGTGAGTATTCCGGTCATTGCTTCCGGCGGAGCGGGAAAACCTGAACATCTCAGAGATGTCCTTACCCGGGGCAGAGCCGATGCGGCACTGATCGCATCCATGGTCCATTACGATATGTATACCATAAAAGATATCAAGACTTATTTGAATTCGCAGGGCATAAAAATGCGCATGTTCTGGTAA
- the hisH gene encoding imidazole glycerol phosphate synthase subunit HisH, with amino-acid sequence MIAIIDYQAGNLTSVYRALRWLKQDCQITRDYEVLNSASHIIFPGVGAAGEAMAHLRQTGLDGVIVRLAQEGKPLLGICLGTQIIFDYSEENDTPCLGILPGEVKRFPDDMAYDGLRLKIPHMGWNSVSFRGDHPVFRGIPANAEFYFVHSFFPQPKRKENVLGTTSYGIEFSSAVGSENVVAVQFHPEKSGKPGLMLLENFCRWRGTDAE; translated from the coding sequence ATGATTGCGATTATTGATTACCAGGCCGGGAATTTGACCAGTGTGTACCGTGCCCTCAGATGGCTGAAACAGGACTGTCAAATTACCCGTGATTATGAAGTGCTAAACAGCGCTTCGCATATCATTTTCCCCGGTGTTGGCGCCGCAGGCGAAGCCATGGCGCATCTCAGGCAGACAGGGCTGGACGGAGTCATTGTCCGCCTTGCCCAGGAAGGGAAACCACTGCTGGGGATCTGTCTGGGAACACAGATCATCTTCGATTACAGTGAAGAAAACGACACGCCCTGTTTGGGAATACTCCCTGGTGAGGTTAAACGCTTCCCCGACGACATGGCCTATGACGGCCTGCGGCTAAAAATTCCTCACATGGGATGGAATTCCGTTTCCTTTCGAGGAGACCACCCCGTATTCCGGGGGATTCCAGCGAATGCGGAATTCTATTTCGTGCATTCCTTCTTTCCCCAGCCGAAGAGGAAAGAAAACGTTCTAGGAACGACCTCTTATGGAATAGAATTTTCGTCAGCGGTTGGGTCAGAGAATGTCGTCGCCGTGCAATTTCATCCGGAAAAAAGCGGAAAACCCGGGTTGATGTTGCTCGAGAATTTTTGCCGATGGAGAGGAACTGATGCTGAGTAA
- a CDS encoding Zn-ribbon domain-containing OB-fold protein, translated as MAKDKDVRFSKFGTVSFTSLTQVNDFIDYLEQGKIMGTVCKDCGQKFFPPRAQCYKSLSSNMDWFEVTGKGKLVSFSTLRYGPTGFTDELPYTIALVDYGDYKVFGRIDPAVSNPDETLKVGMELSAKSAKTANGQLTYVFQLA; from the coding sequence ATGGCTAAAGATAAAGATGTTCGCTTCAGTAAATTTGGGACGGTGAGCTTCACCAGTTTAACGCAGGTCAACGATTTTATTGATTACCTGGAACAGGGCAAGATCATGGGAACAGTCTGCAAGGACTGCGGCCAGAAGTTTTTCCCGCCCCGTGCGCAGTGCTACAAGTCTCTGTCCAGCAATATGGATTGGTTTGAAGTCACCGGAAAGGGGAAACTGGTTTCCTTCAGTACCCTCCGTTATGGTCCGACGGGCTTCACGGATGAACTGCCCTACACCATCGCCCTTGTAGATTACGGCGATTACAAGGTATTCGGGCGCATCGATCCGGCGGTCTCCAATCCTGACGAGACCTTGAAGGTCGGCATGGAGCTGAGTGCAAAGTCCGCCAAGACAGCCAACGGGCAGCTGACTTATGTGTTTCAGCTTGCATAG
- a CDS encoding thiolase C-terminal domain-containing protein yields the protein MSRVAVIGVGQSTFVRSYPGSIRELAFEAYSEAMKDANIQNSDVDATVMCSAPEYDKQRSPAGVVAEYLGLNPQPTFYVETLCSSSSTGLKLAYSLVASGLHDCVMVLGFQIMSQLTSNESQERMGRGADIQWESTFGTMMPAYYALHAQAHFAKYGSKPEDLANIRVKSATYGVLNDRAVYRKPVAHEDFLDPQKMGGPVASPLRVGDCCANADGSSCIIVANEEKAKRFCKKPVWVLGVGAASASVNMVGRESLSGLAVGVEAGRQAYKMAGITPKHIDVAEVHDCFTIAEMMAIENLGFAEAGGGPELVRAKETYKEGSIPVNIDGGLLSKGHPIGATGGSQVRTIVRQLRNEADNIQVKDPMFGLVHNIGGVGLYGSVTIFGRE from the coding sequence ATGAGTCGAGTTGCAGTTATTGGCGTAGGACAAAGCACCTTTGTTCGAAGCTATCCCGGTTCCATAAGGGAATTGGCGTTTGAAGCTTACAGTGAAGCAATGAAGGATGCAAATATACAGAACTCGGATGTTGACGCCACGGTCATGTGCTCCGCCCCCGAGTATGACAAGCAGAGATCCCCGGCCGGTGTTGTTGCCGAATACCTGGGCTTGAATCCTCAACCGACATTCTATGTTGAAACCCTCTGTTCATCCAGCAGCACGGGATTAAAGCTGGCTTATTCCCTGGTTGCGTCCGGCCTTCATGACTGCGTCATGGTTCTGGGCTTCCAGATCATGTCCCAGCTGACCTCCAATGAATCCCAGGAAAGAATGGGCCGCGGTGCGGACATTCAGTGGGAATCAACTTTCGGCACGATGATGCCTGCATACTATGCCCTTCATGCCCAGGCTCACTTCGCAAAATACGGATCAAAACCGGAAGATCTTGCAAATATCCGTGTGAAATCAGCAACCTACGGCGTTCTTAATGACCGCGCCGTTTATCGGAAACCAGTGGCCCATGAAGATTTCCTCGATCCGCAGAAGATGGGCGGCCCCGTCGCCAGCCCTCTGCGCGTGGGTGATTGCTGTGCGAATGCCGACGGCAGCTCCTGCATCATCGTCGCCAATGAAGAAAAGGCGAAGAGATTCTGTAAGAAACCCGTCTGGGTTCTCGGCGTTGGCGCCGCTTCGGCATCTGTCAACATGGTCGGGCGCGAATCTTTGAGCGGGTTGGCGGTCGGCGTTGAAGCGGGCCGGCAGGCTTACAAGATGGCCGGCATCACGCCGAAGCATATCGATGTGGCAGAAGTCCATGACTGCTTCACCATTGCCGAAATGATGGCCATCGAAAACCTCGGTTTTGCGGAAGCGGGTGGCGGTCCTGAATTAGTCCGTGCAAAAGAGACCTATAAAGAGGGAAGCATCCCCGTCAACATCGACGGCGGGCTCCTTTCCAAGGGACATCCCATCGGAGCAACGGGTGGTTCGCAGGTTCGGACCATCGTTCGGCAGTTAAGGAATGAGGCCGATAATATTCAGGTGAAGGATCCGATGTTCGGTCTGGTTCATAACATCGGTGGTGTTGGCTTGTACGGTAGTGTGACTATTTTTGGGAGAGAATAA
- the aat gene encoding leucyl/phenylalanyl-tRNA--protein transferase produces MPIFRLGKQVLFPPVSLAMENGLLAVGGDLSPYRLLEAYRQGIFPWYSPGEPILWWAPQPRFILFPQEIVSSRSMRRVLRQNRFSMTLDTHFEAVISACRKIGRPTQEGTWITGEMEEAYCILHELGYAHSVETWRDKELVGGLYGVSLGGCFFGESMFSHEKNASKAALIYLAHLLGKLRFTLIDCQVYTPHLASLGGRFVSRETFSELIRKSLSLPTLRGNWSTHPGLTDKLTGQDFFKEKA; encoded by the coding sequence ATGCCGATCTTCCGGCTCGGTAAACAGGTCCTTTTCCCTCCTGTTTCCCTGGCGATGGAAAACGGCCTCCTGGCGGTAGGCGGTGATTTATCGCCCTATCGCCTGCTTGAGGCTTATCGACAGGGTATCTTCCCCTGGTATTCCCCTGGGGAGCCCATTCTCTGGTGGGCTCCCCAGCCTCGCTTTATCCTCTTTCCTCAGGAAATCGTTTCTTCCCGGAGCATGCGGCGGGTTCTCCGTCAGAATCGGTTCTCCATGACCCTGGATACGCATTTTGAAGCGGTGATTTCCGCCTGCCGGAAAATAGGCCGTCCGACTCAGGAGGGGACCTGGATTACGGGGGAGATGGAGGAAGCGTACTGCATTCTTCATGAACTGGGATATGCTCATTCCGTGGAGACATGGCGGGACAAAGAACTCGTCGGGGGACTTTATGGCGTTTCCCTGGGAGGCTGCTTTTTTGGCGAATCCATGTTTTCTCATGAAAAAAACGCCTCCAAGGCCGCGTTGATTTATCTCGCCCATCTTCTGGGGAAACTTCGCTTTACCCTGATTGACTGCCAGGTTTATACCCCCCATCTTGCCTCCCTGGGCGGACGGTTTGTGTCCAGGGAAACCTTTTCCGAATTGATTCGAAAATCCCTGTCACTGCCGACCCTGCGGGGCAACTGGTCCACCCATCCCGGATTGACGGACAAACTCACCGGGCAGGACTTTTTTAAAGAAAAAGCATAG
- the clpA gene encoding ATP-dependent Clp protease ATP-binding subunit ClpA produces the protein MRLSENLNQIIMAAYAEAKSRRHEFITPEHLLYAALFFDEGRDIIERCGGDLGNLKSTLETHLKDSHARLNDSDAVQSLGFQSVLERAVWHNSSSQKEVLDLGDVLVSILEEKESFASYFLVQEGITRLVLLNYISHGIPAIPEKGFEHNSDREDPRTDNERSHREQESVKSEVLKAFTTDLTAKAMAGELDPLIGRGDILDRTIQVLCRRLKNNPVHVGEPGVGKTALTEGLAQLIVNGKVPRRLKNAKIYSLDMGSLLAGTRFRGDFEERMKRVLAELNKLDNVILFIDEIHNIVGAGAVSGGSMDASNILKPALVNGKLRCVGSTTYDEYRKYFEKDGALSRRFQKIEVPEPTVEETFQILKGLKEKYEEYHHVYYTEAALRAAAELSGKFINDRRLPDKAIDVLDEAGAVANMKPTADYIRHVIDQHDVERIVAKIARIPEKNVSSSEVEKLRDLEVELKSTIYGQDSAIEQLVESIKRSRAGFREPDKPIGSFLLVGPTGVGKTELARQLAASLGIPLHRYDMSEYQEKHTVAKLIGAPPGYVGYEEGGLLTEDIRKSPYSVLLFDEIEKAHSDVFSTLLQIMDYATLTDNTGKKADFRNVIILMTSNAGAREIGRQAIGFGGQEINRDAVFVAIERIFSPEFRNRLDAVINFNALTDEVVLKIVEKAIRDFNKQLQDKKVELEVSDTCLAWLARKGYSPEYGAREIARLVQDKIKRFFVDEVLFGSLQQGGKAYADIEQDDVVVKVMQEQLEQKDHADLPAR, from the coding sequence ATGAGGCTTAGTGAAAACTTGAATCAAATTATTATGGCGGCCTATGCAGAAGCAAAATCAAGGCGCCATGAGTTTATTACACCGGAGCATCTGCTCTATGCCGCGCTTTTCTTTGACGAGGGCCGCGATATTATCGAGAGGTGCGGGGGAGATCTGGGCAATTTAAAGAGCACCCTGGAAACTCACCTTAAAGATTCCCACGCCAGGCTGAATGACTCCGATGCCGTTCAGTCTCTGGGCTTTCAAAGCGTTTTGGAGCGGGCTGTCTGGCACAATTCGTCATCGCAGAAGGAGGTCCTGGATCTGGGGGATGTCCTGGTCTCAATCCTGGAAGAAAAGGAGTCTTTTGCCTCGTACTTTCTGGTTCAGGAAGGGATCACGCGGCTCGTTCTGTTGAACTATATTTCTCACGGCATTCCGGCCATCCCTGAAAAAGGCTTTGAACATAACTCGGATCGGGAAGATCCGAGGACGGATAACGAGCGGAGTCATCGTGAACAGGAGAGTGTGAAGAGCGAGGTTCTCAAGGCCTTTACCACCGATCTGACCGCCAAGGCCATGGCCGGCGAACTGGACCCGTTGATCGGGAGAGGAGATATTCTGGATCGAACCATTCAGGTTCTCTGCCGGCGGTTAAAGAATAATCCCGTTCATGTGGGGGAGCCCGGCGTGGGAAAAACAGCCTTGACGGAAGGGCTGGCTCAGCTGATCGTAAACGGCAAAGTGCCGCGGCGATTGAAAAATGCCAAGATTTATTCCCTGGATATGGGGTCCCTGCTGGCGGGAACGCGATTCCGCGGTGACTTTGAAGAGCGCATGAAGCGTGTTCTGGCCGAATTGAACAAACTGGATAATGTGATCCTCTTCATCGATGAAATCCATAATATCGTAGGGGCGGGGGCGGTATCCGGCGGCTCCATGGATGCCTCCAACATCCTCAAACCGGCGCTTGTCAACGGAAAACTCCGGTGCGTCGGATCTACGACCTATGATGAATATCGAAAGTATTTTGAGAAAGACGGTGCCCTGTCAAGGCGGTTTCAGAAGATTGAAGTTCCTGAACCGACCGTTGAGGAGACCTTTCAGATCCTCAAAGGGTTGAAGGAAAAGTATGAAGAGTATCATCATGTCTACTACACGGAGGCAGCCCTGCGGGCGGCCGCTGAACTGTCCGGAAAATTCATCAATGACCGGAGGCTTCCGGACAAGGCCATCGATGTCCTTGACGAGGCAGGGGCCGTTGCCAATATGAAGCCTACCGCTGATTATATCCGCCATGTGATTGATCAGCACGACGTGGAAAGAATCGTTGCCAAGATCGCCCGCATTCCGGAAAAGAATGTTTCCTCCTCTGAAGTCGAAAAACTGAGAGATCTGGAAGTCGAACTGAAAAGCACCATCTACGGCCAGGATTCGGCCATCGAACAGTTGGTCGAGTCGATCAAGCGGTCGCGGGCAGGATTCCGCGAACCGGACAAACCGATCGGCTCATTCCTGCTGGTTGGCCCGACCGGGGTCGGCAAGACGGAGCTGGCACGCCAATTGGCGGCATCGCTGGGCATTCCGTTGCATCGGTATGATATGAGTGAATATCAGGAGAAGCATACGGTCGCCAAACTGATCGGCGCACCTCCCGGCTATGTGGGTTATGAGGAAGGCGGACTTTTGACCGAGGATATCCGGAAATCGCCCTATTCCGTGCTGCTCTTCGATGAAATTGAGAAGGCCCACAGTGATGTTTTCAGCACCCTGCTCCAGATCATGGATTACGCCACCCTGACGGACAATACGGGGAAAAAAGCCGACTTCCGGAATGTGATCATTCTCATGACTTCCAATGCGGGGGCGCGGGAAATCGGAAGACAGGCCATCGGCTTCGGTGGACAGGAAATCAACCGGGATGCGGTCTTTGTGGCCATCGAACGCATCTTCTCCCCGGAATTCCGGAACCGCCTCGATGCCGTGATTAATTTCAATGCCCTGACCGATGAAGTGGTTTTGAAGATCGTGGAAAAGGCGATCCGCGACTTCAACAAGCAGTTGCAGGACAAGAAGGTTGAACTGGAGGTTTCGGATACCTGTCTTGCCTGGCTGGCCCGCAAGGGTTATTCCCCGGAATATGGCGCCCGCGAAATTGCCCGACTTGTTCAGGACAAGATCAAACGGTTCTTTGTCGATGAAGTCCTCTTCGGCAGTCTGCAGCAGGGCGGCAAGGCCTATGCGGACATTGAGCAGGATGATGTCGTCGTCAAGGTGATGCAGGAACAACTCGAACAGAAGGACCATGCCGATCTTCCGGCTCGGTAA
- the clpS gene encoding ATP-dependent Clp protease adapter ClpS produces MHEGSDFIRNYDQELDLGHENETLKPRMYRVLLHNDDYTTMDFVVYILMTIFHKPAAEATRIMLDVHKKGQGICGIYTYDIASTKIAQVHFMSREREYPLRCSMDEA; encoded by the coding sequence ATGCACGAAGGATCTGATTTTATAAGGAATTATGACCAGGAGCTGGACCTCGGACATGAAAATGAGACTTTGAAGCCTCGAATGTACCGGGTTTTGCTTCACAATGATGACTATACCACAATGGATTTTGTCGTTTACATTTTGATGACCATTTTTCACAAACCGGCTGCAGAGGCCACCAGGATCATGCTGGATGTGCATAAGAAAGGGCAGGGGATCTGTGGAATCTATACTTATGACATCGCGTCAACGAAAATAGCCCAGGTGCATTTTATGTCCAGGGAAAGGGAGTATCCCTTAAGGTGCAGCATGGATGAGGCCTGA
- the rpsT gene encoding 30S ribosomal protein S20: MATHKSAEKRSTQNEKRRLRNVSVKSKVKTYIKSVLTAVEARDKEGALSALQQAIPVIAKAGAKGVYHQKTASRYISRLTRKVNVQIANEG; encoded by the coding sequence TTGGCTACACATAAATCCGCAGAAAAGAGAAGTACGCAGAATGAAAAACGCCGACTGAGGAATGTCTCAGTCAAATCAAAGGTTAAAACCTACATCAAATCCGTACTTACGGCTGTCGAAGCAAGGGACAAAGAGGGAGCGCTAAGCGCCCTGCAGCAGGCTATTCCTGTTATCGCCAAGGCAGGGGCAAAAGGCGTTTACCATCAGAAGACGGCCTCGCGCTACATTTCCAGGCTGACCCGCAAAGTCAATGTCCAGATTGCGAACGAAGGTTAG
- the lptE gene encoding LPS assembly lipoprotein LptE, with protein sequence MGIGASRSSSEREKTMKEMDCKNVCYRLGRLLIVLVLLWINSGCGYHLVAGEDNIDPAIQKIFVDTFANRTSEAGLENLFRSAFMDQVLRGGRFQLAGSRDEADALIRGNLQSLTTSHLSYSKTDLAVEERVTVVLDITFEERVSKKILWQSRNFSYYNDYNVLSGQTSKTEAERKSSLVKLSNDVAERAYSLILSGF encoded by the coding sequence TTGGGAATTGGAGCGAGCCGGTCATCGTCGGAAAGAGAGAAGACCATGAAAGAGATGGACTGCAAGAACGTGTGTTATCGGCTGGGACGGCTTTTGATCGTTCTGGTCCTGCTGTGGATAAATTCTGGGTGCGGCTATCACTTGGTCGCTGGTGAGGACAACATCGACCCGGCCATTCAAAAAATCTTTGTCGACACGTTTGCCAACCGGACCAGCGAAGCCGGGCTTGAAAACCTCTTTCGCAGCGCTTTCATGGATCAGGTGCTTCGGGGAGGCCGTTTTCAACTGGCCGGCAGCCGTGACGAGGCGGATGCCCTCATCCGAGGCAATCTCCAAAGCCTGACCACCTCGCACCTCTCCTATAGCAAAACGGATCTTGCGGTGGAAGAGCGGGTCACCGTTGTACTGGATATCACTTTTGAGGAACGGGTGTCGAAAAAGATTCTCTGGCAGAGTCGGAATTTCAGCTATTACAACGATTATAATGTCCTGAGCGGGCAGACAAGCAAGACGGAAGCCGAACGGAAAAGCTCCTTGGTAAAGTTGTCCAATGATGTAGCAGAAAGGGCGTACAGCCTCATCCTTTCAGGATTCTGA